In a genomic window of Meleagris gallopavo isolate NT-WF06-2002-E0010 breed Aviagen turkey brand Nicholas breeding stock chromosome 1, Turkey_5.1, whole genome shotgun sequence:
- the RIOX2 gene encoding ribosomal oxygenase 2 has protein sequence MPKKGGKHAEVGMEMQVQSKRAKVDAACSPSVMDFESPDSLFASLISPIKPEEFFREYWEEKPLLVQRNDPLLATYYQSLFQLSDLKELCSQGLYYGRDINICRCVNGKKKVLNKEGRVNYAQLKKDFDQKKATIQFHQPQRFKEELWKIQEKLECYFGSLVGSNVYITPQGSQGLPPHYDDVEVFILQLEGEKHWRLYKPTVHLAREYNVESEDRIGNPTHEFVLKPGDLLYFPRGTIHQADTPPGVSYSTHVTISTYQNNSWGDFLLDAIPGLVFNTAKEDVALRTSIPRKLLMQVDIADSTKKLSSILRMLADRLENSRELRSSDMRKDFIMNRLPPCLGCDADSLTPGGKLPKLDSKIRLQFRDHAVITVEPDQENSDEIRKEMVYVYHSLKNRRETHMMGTDDDDTGSEEGAAQQTPHGLRFPLSHLDALKQIWSGSTVCVKELKLTSAEEKENLALALWTECLIEVF, from the exons ATGCCCAAGAAGGGAGGAAAGCATGCTGAGGTGGGGATGGAAATGCAGGTGCAGTCCAAACGAGCAAAGGTGGATGCAGCTTGTTCGCCATCAGTCATGGATTTTGAGAGCCCAGACAGCCTCTTCGCAAGCCTGATCTCTCCCATCAAACCAGAGGAGTTTTTCAGGGAGTACTGGGAAGAAAAGCCGCTGCTTGTTCAGAGAAACGATCCCCTACTGGCTACTTACTACCAGTCCCTCTTCCAGCTGTCAGATCTGAAGGAGCTGTGCAGCCAAGGGCTGTACTATGGGCGTGATATAAATATCTGCAGATGtgtgaatggaaaaaagaaggttTTAAATAAAGAAGGCAGAGTGAATTATGCACAGCTGAAGAAAGACTTTGACCAGAAAAAGGCAACCATCCAGTTCCATCAGCCTCAGAGGTTTAAG gaGGAGCTGTGGAAGATTCAAGAGAAGCTGGAGTGCTACTTTGGGTCTCTGGTTGGATCAAATGTCTATATTACTCCACAGGGGTCCCAGGGCCTTCCCCCTCACTACGATGATGTTGAG GTGTTCATCCTCCAGCTGGAAGGCGAGAAGCACTGGCGGCTCTATAAACCAACGGTGCACTTAGCTCGGGAATATAACGTGGAATCAGAAGATAGGATTGGGAATCCCACGCATGAATTTGTGTTAAAG cCGGGTGACTTACTGTACTTCCCAAGAGGGACAATTCACCAAGCTGACACACCTCCTGGTGTATCTTATTCTACACACGTGACCATCAGTACCTACCAAAACAA TTCCTGGGGAGACTTCTTACTGGATGCAATTCCTGGCCTTGTATTCAATACTGCAAAAGAGGATGTGGCCTTGAGGACAAGCATTCCAAGGAAACTGCTTATG CAGGTGGATATAGCAGACTCAACAAAAAAACTGAGTAGCATTCTGAGAATGCTTGCAGACCGTCTGGAGAACAGCAGAGAACTGAGATCCTCCGACATGAGGAAGGATTTCATTATGAACCGTTTGCCACCTTGCTTGGGATGCGATGCTGACTCTTTAACTCCAG gtGGGAAACTGCCAAAATTAGACAGCAAAATCAGACTGCAGTTCAGGGATCATGCTGTAATTACAGTGGAGCCAGATCAAGAGAATTCT GATGAAATTCGCAAAGAAATGGTGTATGTCTATCATTCCTTAAAGAACAGGAGAGAAACTCACATGATGGGGACAGATGACGACGATACTGGTAGCGAAGAAGGTGCAGCGCAG CAAACTCCTCATGGACTGCGCTTTCCTCTGTCACACCTGGATGCACTGAAGCAGATTTGGAGTGGCAGCACTGTCTGTGTGAAAGAACTCAAACTTACCTCAgctgaagagaaggaaaacctgGCCTTGGCACTGTGGACTGAATGTCTAATAGAAGTTTTTTGA